In a genomic window of bacterium:
- a CDS encoding ABC transporter permease, translating into MIRLRRMLANVGAVAYREATVLRHDRGFLSTVLAQPIVMLLLFGLGLSNTPANVPWAVVDRSQSGPSRRLVEEIRTTGYFLAPTPVDGYERARAMLERGDLVAVVVIPRDFRRALLRGDAAVQVLLDGSDPLSSARVGAYVAQAVQAFAPARDAPVRAREPEPRPPAGPIDVRQRFRYNPTLADRDFFLATLAGVLLTNLCLSVTALGIVGERESGTFEQVLSLPTTPLEIVLGKLVPLVVVSYVLLAIAILGAGLAFGIWPRGSLVALGIVTLPFVLASLAIGVFVSAFARSSVQAVFLTVFFILPSFVLSGVMFSYELMPPAIRVAGTVLPLRWYQIALRRIFARGGDLGDVVVPMLAMLAIFAVLLAAIRWRLKPRLA; encoded by the coding sequence GTGATCCGCCTGCGGCGCATGCTGGCGAACGTGGGCGCCGTCGCCTACCGCGAGGCGACCGTGCTGCGTCACGACCGCGGCTTCCTCAGCACGGTGCTGGCGCAGCCGATCGTGATGCTGCTGCTGTTCGGGCTCGGGCTCTCCAATACGCCGGCGAACGTGCCGTGGGCGGTGGTCGACCGCAGCCAGAGCGGGCCGTCGCGCCGCCTGGTCGAAGAGATCCGCACGACCGGCTATTTCCTCGCCCCGACGCCGGTCGACGGCTACGAGCGGGCCCGGGCCATGCTCGAGCGCGGCGACCTCGTGGCGGTGGTCGTGATCCCGCGCGACTTCCGGCGCGCGCTCCTGCGCGGCGACGCCGCCGTCCAGGTGCTGCTCGACGGCAGCGACCCGCTCTCGTCGGCGCGCGTGGGCGCGTACGTCGCGCAGGCGGTGCAGGCCTTCGCCCCCGCGCGCGACGCCCCGGTGCGCGCGCGGGAGCCCGAGCCGCGGCCGCCGGCGGGGCCGATCGACGTCCGCCAGCGCTTCCGTTACAACCCGACGCTCGCCGACCGGGACTTCTTTCTCGCCACCCTCGCCGGGGTGCTGCTGACGAACCTCTGCCTCAGCGTGACGGCGCTCGGCATCGTCGGCGAGCGCGAGTCGGGGACCTTCGAGCAGGTCCTGTCGCTGCCGACGACGCCGCTCGAGATCGTGCTCGGCAAGCTCGTCCCGCTCGTCGTCGTGAGCTACGTCCTGCTCGCGATCGCGATCCTCGGCGCCGGGCTGGCGTTCGGCATCTGGCCGCGCGGCAGCCTGGTCGCGCTCGGCATCGTGACCCTGCCGTTCGTGCTCGCGTCGCTGGCGATCGGCGTGTTCGTGTCCGCGTTCGCGCGCAGCTCGGTGCAGGCGGTCTTCCTGACCGTGTTCTTCATCCTGCCGTCGTTCGTGCTCTCGGGCGTCATGTTCTCGTACGAGCTGATGCCGCCCGCCATCCGCGTCGCCGGCACGGTGCTGCCGCTGCGCTGGTACCAGATCGCGCTCCGCCGCATCTTCGCGCGCGGCGGCGACCTCGGCGACGTGGTCGTGCCGATGCTGGCGATGCTGGCGATCTTCGCCGTCCTGCTGGCCGCGATCCGCTGGCGACTGAAGCCGCGGCTGGCGTAG
- a CDS encoding ABC transporter permease, with product MSWRRLRTLLRRETRATLRDPFTMTTLVLVPILALLAFSFVLSTEATGLRLAVLDGDHSPQSRRLLADLAAGDTFTPELVRTRAEIDARLRSGRTSAGLVIPPDFGRRLLAGGPTPEIEVIYDGAEAVLAGNAEASLQGIVASTGARLGGTRGGSGIAVTTGVFFNPKLSGTPFMVAGVFGFVLSFLTTLITAVAVVNERLAGTFDQLQVTPATSLEIFLGKLLPMGAVFALDVVLMVVVAGLLLRVWPAGSVAFFVIVSSFYVLTSLALGLIFSATSATPAEAVQKTVLFSIPLVQLSGFAFPIRNMPVPLQWVTELFPATHYIRVSRGVYLRGEGPLDLLPELAILAVFSVLLLGAALRTLGTRA from the coding sequence ATGAGCTGGCGTCGCCTGCGCACGCTGCTGCGCCGCGAGACCCGGGCCACGCTGCGCGATCCGTTCACCATGACGACGCTCGTCCTCGTGCCCATCCTCGCACTGCTCGCCTTCAGCTTCGTGCTCTCGACCGAGGCGACAGGCCTGCGCCTCGCGGTGCTCGACGGCGACCACTCCCCGCAGAGCCGGCGCCTCCTCGCCGACCTCGCCGCCGGCGACACGTTCACGCCCGAGCTGGTCCGCACACGCGCCGAGATCGACGCCCGCCTGCGCTCGGGACGCACCAGCGCGGGCCTGGTGATCCCCCCCGATTTCGGCCGCCGGCTGCTGGCGGGCGGGCCGACGCCCGAGATCGAGGTGATCTACGACGGCGCCGAGGCGGTCCTCGCCGGCAACGCCGAGGCCTCGCTCCAGGGCATCGTCGCCTCGACCGGCGCGCGCCTCGGCGGGACCCGCGGCGGCAGCGGCATCGCCGTCACGACCGGCGTCTTCTTCAACCCGAAGCTGTCGGGCACGCCGTTCATGGTCGCCGGCGTGTTCGGCTTCGTCCTGTCGTTCCTGACCACGCTCATCACCGCCGTCGCCGTCGTCAACGAGCGTCTCGCAGGCACGTTCGACCAGCTCCAGGTGACGCCGGCGACGTCGCTCGAGATCTTCCTCGGCAAGCTGCTGCCGATGGGCGCGGTGTTCGCGCTCGACGTGGTGCTGATGGTGGTCGTCGCGGGGCTGCTGCTCAGGGTGTGGCCGGCGGGCAGCGTCGCCTTCTTCGTGATCGTCTCGTCGTTCTACGTGCTGACGTCGCTGGCGCTGGGGCTCATCTTCTCGGCGACGTCGGCGACGCCGGCCGAGGCGGTGCAGAAGACCGTGCTCTTCAGCATCCCGCTGGTGCAGCTCTCGGGCTTCGCGTTCCCCATCCGCAACATGCCCGTGCCGCTCCAGTGGGTGACCGAGCTGTTTCCGGCGACGCACTACATCCGCGTGAGCCGCGGCGTCTACCTGCGCGGCGAGGGGCCGCTCGACCTGCTGCCGGAGCTCGCGATCCTCGCCGTCTTCAGCGTCCTGCTGCTCGGCGCGGCGCTGCGCACGCTGGGGACGCGGGCGTGA
- a CDS encoding ABC transporter ATP-binding protein gives MTDDAAIVRTEGLTKRFGDFTAVDALDLHVERGAIFAFLGGNGSGKSTTIRMLIGLLHPTAGTIRVDGVDVRRDPRAVRDRIGYMGQKVSLYQGLTLLENVEFYAGLFGLEGDGLTRRWDALRARFALAEAEDERPENLPAGIRQRAGLAVSMLHAPRLLFLDEPTAGVDVRSRALFWEVIHEEASRGVTVFVTTHFLEEVEYCDWVSFIDAGRLVADATPEALRERFSDGYRVTVTLPAPDRDAAAARLRDAGFTVTGDADGLVAHAPGLGDARLAVLAALQHATPGAVRIEQPSMLDVFRRVLESAAAAPSGSAA, from the coding sequence GTGACCGACGACGCGGCCATCGTCCGCACCGAGGGGCTGACGAAGCGCTTCGGCGACTTCACGGCGGTGGACGCGCTCGACCTGCACGTCGAGCGCGGCGCGATCTTCGCGTTCCTCGGCGGCAACGGCTCGGGGAAGAGCACGACGATCCGCATGCTGATCGGTCTGCTCCACCCCACGGCCGGCACGATCCGGGTCGACGGCGTCGACGTCCGCCGTGATCCGCGCGCGGTGCGCGATCGCATCGGCTACATGGGCCAGAAGGTCAGCCTGTATCAGGGGCTCACGCTGCTCGAGAACGTCGAGTTCTACGCCGGCCTGTTCGGCCTCGAGGGCGACGGGCTGACGCGGCGGTGGGACGCGCTGCGCGCGCGCTTCGCGCTCGCCGAGGCGGAGGACGAGCGGCCCGAGAACCTGCCCGCCGGCATCCGGCAGCGCGCGGGCCTCGCGGTCAGCATGCTGCACGCGCCGCGGCTGCTCTTCCTCGACGAGCCGACGGCGGGGGTCGACGTCCGCAGCCGCGCGCTCTTCTGGGAGGTGATCCACGAGGAGGCGTCGCGCGGGGTCACGGTCTTCGTCACCACCCACTTCCTCGAGGAGGTCGAGTACTGCGACTGGGTGTCGTTCATCGATGCCGGCCGCCTCGTCGCCGACGCCACGCCCGAGGCGCTGCGCGAGCGGTTCTCGGACGGCTATCGCGTGACGGTGACGCTGCCGGCGCCGGATCGCGACGCCGCCGCGGCGCGGCTGCGCGACGCGGGCTTCACGGTCACCGGCGACGCGGACGGCCTCGTGGCGCACGCCCCGGGGCTCGGCGACGCGCGGCTCGCCGTCCTCGCGGCGCTCCAGCACGCGACGCCCGGCGCCGTGCGGATCGAGCAGCCCTCGATGCTCGACGTGTTCCGCCGCGTGCTGGAATCCGCCGCGGCCGCCCCCAGCGGGAGCGCCGCATGA
- a CDS encoding ABC transporter ATP-binding protein has product MSEPLVHLVRLRKRFGARVALAGVDLRVEAPEILGVVGPDGAGKTTLLRALAGLLEVEADVACVLGEDLRGDVQALKARVGYVPQVFSLHRDLSVEENLRFTATLHRLSADEFAARSRELLTRTALEPFRARAAGALSGGMKMKLAVANALLPRPDLLVLDEPTAGVDVVARGEIWELLTEVRRDALVVLSTSYLDEAAGCDRLLYLDDGRPIATGTPAELRAHIGLELYRVWTDDARAAATAARALPYVRGARVTGRATRIEVPVARSPGAARVLADLAALPGARVRFVEPLAIDMESTLLALSNDSAGAPP; this is encoded by the coding sequence ATGAGCGAGCCGCTCGTGCATCTCGTGCGGCTGCGCAAGCGCTTCGGCGCCCGCGTCGCGCTGGCCGGCGTCGATCTGCGGGTCGAGGCACCGGAGATCCTGGGCGTCGTCGGCCCCGACGGCGCCGGCAAGACGACGCTGCTGCGCGCCCTCGCGGGGCTCCTCGAGGTGGAGGCCGACGTCGCCTGCGTGCTCGGCGAGGACCTGCGCGGCGACGTGCAGGCGCTGAAGGCGCGCGTCGGCTACGTGCCGCAGGTCTTCAGCCTCCACCGCGACCTCTCCGTCGAGGAGAACCTGCGCTTCACCGCGACGCTGCACCGCCTCTCCGCCGACGAGTTCGCGGCCCGCAGCCGCGAGCTCCTGACGCGCACGGCGCTGGAGCCGTTTCGCGCCCGGGCGGCGGGGGCGCTCTCCGGCGGCATGAAGATGAAGCTCGCGGTCGCGAACGCGCTGCTGCCGCGTCCCGACCTGCTGGTGCTCGACGAGCCTACCGCCGGCGTCGACGTCGTCGCGCGCGGCGAGATATGGGAGCTGCTCACCGAGGTGCGGCGCGACGCCCTCGTCGTCCTCTCGACGAGCTACCTCGACGAGGCTGCCGGCTGCGATCGCCTGCTCTACCTCGACGACGGCCGCCCGATCGCGACCGGCACGCCCGCCGAGCTGCGTGCCCACATCGGCCTCGAGCTGTACCGCGTGTGGACCGACGACGCCCGGGCCGCGGCGACGGCGGCGCGCGCCCTGCCCTACGTGCGCGGCGCCCGCGTGACCGGCCGCGCGACACGCATCGAGGTGCCGGTCGCACGCTCGCCCGGCGCGGCCCGCGTCCTGGCCGACCTCGCCGCCCTGCCCGGCGCACGCGTGCGCTTCGTCGAGCCGCTCGCGATCGACATGGAGTCGACGCTGCTCGCGCTCTCGAACGACTCCGCCGGAGCGCCGCCGTGA
- a CDS encoding HlyD family efflux transporter periplasmic adaptor subunit, with translation MPKRAVVIVVLLLAAVAAVAWLRRDGGPHRYTGFVEGEERVIRSEVTGRVLDVGFREGASLAAGAVLARLDDRDVAAREAAKRAEVDMLDAQIRRQGEQVTLVGETWVRQRDATAADVRQAEAAAALAERTYAREEELARTGASTRQLLDDQRSARDQSRSALQRAREMLGRAQAEEREIALARHQLDVLREQRAVTAAQLDELVVLRSKFTIHAPAVPTVAQTQLVWPGELAQPGTPVAAVLDPKDTYVQLYVPVADVAAFRLGRKVEVELDSRPGQRLAGEVSFVADQANFTPEKIETRDDRLGQVYRAKITLADAQGLQPGTEGDVYLVGE, from the coding sequence ATGCCGAAGCGCGCCGTCGTCATCGTCGTCCTGCTCCTCGCCGCCGTCGCCGCGGTGGCCTGGCTCCGCCGCGACGGCGGGCCGCACCGCTACACCGGCTTCGTCGAGGGCGAGGAGCGCGTGATCCGCAGCGAGGTCACCGGCCGCGTCCTCGACGTCGGCTTCCGCGAGGGCGCGTCGCTGGCCGCGGGCGCGGTGCTCGCGCGCCTCGACGACCGCGACGTGGCCGCGCGCGAGGCGGCGAAGCGAGCCGAGGTCGACATGCTCGACGCGCAGATCCGGCGCCAGGGGGAGCAGGTCACGCTCGTCGGGGAAACCTGGGTCCGCCAGCGCGACGCGACCGCCGCCGACGTCCGCCAGGCCGAGGCCGCGGCGGCGCTCGCCGAGCGCACCTACGCACGCGAGGAGGAGCTGGCGCGTACCGGCGCCAGCACGCGCCAGCTGCTCGACGACCAACGCAGCGCCCGCGACCAGTCGCGCAGCGCGCTCCAGCGCGCCCGCGAGATGCTCGGGCGGGCACAGGCGGAGGAGCGCGAGATCGCGCTGGCCCGCCATCAGCTCGACGTGCTGCGCGAGCAGCGCGCGGTGACGGCGGCGCAGCTCGACGAGCTCGTCGTCCTGCGCAGCAAGTTCACCATCCACGCCCCCGCCGTGCCCACCGTCGCGCAGACGCAGCTGGTGTGGCCGGGCGAGCTGGCCCAACCGGGAACGCCGGTCGCCGCGGTGCTCGATCCGAAGGACACCTACGTGCAGCTCTACGTCCCCGTCGCCGACGTCGCGGCGTTCCGGCTCGGGCGCAAGGTCGAGGTCGAGCTCGACAGCCGGCCGGGACAGCGGCTCGCGGGCGAGGTGTCGTTCGTCGCCGACCAGGCCAACTTCACGCCGGAGAAGATCGAGACGCGCGACGACCGCCTCGGCCAGGTGTACCGCGCCAAGATCACGCTCGCCGACGCCCAGGGGCTCCAGCCCGGAACGGAAGGCGACGTCTACCTCGTGGGGGAATGA
- a CDS encoding TolC family protein produces MRRGELVLVASAALALAACGPVAVLTKPEGDGGWSVQRRQAELAARAAAAAVPLDGGAGDEAPVPAGPLALPDVVELAAQRNRRILEARYALDAAGARVRDARGRLLPATTGTGRYTWYTDPLTTAIELPPGLLPPGAIPPVVAIREAEVGRVSGTVAVPLDLSGELWTALRSAQAGYRGEAARLWATTLQEQLVAIRAYFGLLEAQRLRLVTRGRIAAQEEQRRTAQARYDAGRLTRNELLVVQVALSEVQQELVARELAVDQWRWALNDATGRPVDAPTEVQDVLGEPALPAADAALADAFAHNPVLASLLEEQQRLEEAARSLARSRLPRFEGGGSIDWTSEQIVQPDTIGGGYVGFSWDLGTDGRREARLAEARIEADRNRTAIERELRGLESAVRQTRRAVEERLAALAAARTAVTQADENLRIRQQQFESGRATSEDVLDAETRLAAQRATLATALYQAHTRRAELQQLLGLPLAALAATTR; encoded by the coding sequence GTGCGCCGCGGTGAGCTGGTCCTCGTCGCGAGCGCCGCGCTGGCGCTCGCCGCCTGCGGCCCCGTCGCCGTGCTGACGAAGCCCGAGGGCGACGGCGGCTGGTCGGTGCAGCGCCGCCAGGCGGAGCTGGCGGCCCGCGCCGCCGCCGCGGCCGTACCGCTGGACGGCGGCGCCGGCGACGAGGCGCCCGTGCCGGCTGGCCCGCTCGCGCTCCCCGACGTCGTCGAGCTGGCCGCGCAGCGCAATCGGCGCATCCTCGAGGCGCGCTACGCGCTCGACGCCGCCGGGGCGCGCGTACGCGACGCGCGCGGCCGCCTGCTCCCCGCGACCACCGGCACGGGCCGCTACACCTGGTACACGGACCCGCTGACGACGGCGATCGAGCTGCCGCCCGGCCTGCTGCCGCCGGGGGCGATCCCGCCCGTGGTCGCGATCCGCGAGGCCGAGGTCGGGCGCGTGTCCGGCACCGTCGCCGTGCCGCTCGACCTCAGCGGCGAGCTGTGGACGGCGCTGCGCTCGGCGCAGGCCGGCTACCGCGGCGAAGCCGCGCGCCTCTGGGCGACCACGCTGCAGGAGCAGCTGGTCGCCATCCGCGCGTACTTCGGCCTGCTCGAGGCGCAGCGCCTGCGGCTCGTCACGCGCGGCCGCATCGCCGCGCAGGAGGAGCAACGGCGCACGGCGCAGGCGCGCTACGACGCCGGCCGCCTCACGCGCAACGAGCTGCTCGTCGTGCAGGTGGCGCTGAGCGAGGTGCAGCAGGAGCTGGTGGCGCGCGAGCTCGCCGTCGACCAGTGGCGCTGGGCGCTGAACGATGCCACCGGCCGGCCGGTCGACGCGCCCACCGAGGTGCAGGACGTCCTCGGCGAGCCGGCGCTGCCGGCCGCCGACGCCGCGCTCGCGGACGCGTTCGCCCACAACCCGGTGCTGGCGTCGCTGCTCGAGGAGCAGCAGCGGCTCGAGGAGGCGGCGCGCTCGCTCGCCCGCAGCCGCCTGCCGCGCTTCGAGGGCGGCGGCTCGATCGACTGGACGAGCGAGCAGATCGTCCAGCCGGACACGATCGGCGGCGGCTACGTGGGCTTCTCCTGGGACCTCGGCACCGACGGCCGCCGCGAGGCCCGCCTCGCCGAGGCGCGCATCGAGGCCGACCGCAACCGCACCGCCATCGAGCGCGAGCTGCGCGGGCTCGAGAGCGCCGTGCGGCAGACGCGGCGGGCGGTCGAGGAGCGGCTCGCGGCGCTGGCCGCCGCGCGCACCGCGGTCACGCAGGCCGACGAGAACCTGCGCATCCGCCAGCAGCAGTTCGAGTCCGGCCGCGCCACCAGCGAGGACGTCCTCGATGCCGAGACCCGCCTCGCCGCCCAGCGCGCCACGCTCGCGACGGCGCTCTACCAGGCGCACACGCGCCGCGCGGAGCTCCAGCAGCTGCTGGGTCTGCCGCTCGCCGCGCTCGCCGCGACCACGAGGTAG
- a CDS encoding CerR family C-terminal domain-containing protein codes for MTRRDPGRTRKKLLDAAAQLFAAHGFHGTTAREIAERGGVNLAAGHYHFGSKKDLYLEVLRAQFARIQATMAARGALPPSDVKRLSRAEARTTLRNRVQVMLDLLLGPPIGLHGTLMQREMTDPSEALPVIVDEFVAPQMDELCRLIRCLAPQLDAETVDRCARSIVAQVVFYRFCMPVALRILGWKRYPEGFARDMAEHITAFSLGGLAAVRPRRRLRAPR; via the coding sequence GTGACCCGTCGCGACCCCGGACGCACCCGCAAGAAGCTCCTCGACGCGGCGGCGCAGCTGTTCGCGGCGCACGGGTTCCACGGCACGACGGCGCGCGAGATCGCGGAGCGCGGCGGCGTGAACCTGGCGGCGGGCCACTACCACTTCGGCTCCAAGAAGGACCTCTACCTCGAGGTGCTGCGGGCGCAGTTCGCGCGCATCCAGGCGACGATGGCGGCCCGCGGCGCGCTGCCGCCGTCGGACGTGAAGCGGCTGTCGCGCGCCGAGGCGCGCACCACGCTGCGCAACCGCGTGCAGGTGATGCTCGATCTCCTGCTCGGCCCGCCGATCGGGCTGCACGGCACGCTGATGCAGCGGGAGATGACCGATCCGAGCGAGGCGCTGCCCGTCATCGTCGACGAGTTCGTCGCGCCGCAGATGGACGAGCTCTGCCGGCTGATCCGCTGCCTCGCGCCGCAGCTCGACGCCGAGACGGTCGACCGCTGCGCGCGCAGCATCGTCGCGCAGGTCGTCTTCTACCGCTTCTGCATGCCGGTGGCGCTGCGCATCCTCGGCTGGAAGCGCTACCCCGAGGGCTTCGCACGGGACATGGCCGAGCACATCACCGCGTTCTCGCTCGGCGGCCTGGCGGCGGTGCGCCCGCGACGGAGGCTCCGTGCGCCGCGGTGA
- a CDS encoding SDR family oxidoreductase: protein MPDLSGRVALVTGGGSGIGLGCAQAFADAGARVALMGRDEGRLAGAVAALGAERAAAFAGDVGVEADVERVVGEVVARFGRLDVALNAAGTGSLAPVTTHPADEWARVMRTNLDGTFHCVKHQGAAMVAGGRGGSIVNVSSIAGALTHRLMSAYCVSKAGLEMLTRCAADELGEHGVRVNAIRPGLVPTDLATPLTSVPAVVENYRDLMPLRRLGSAWDIGRAALYLASDDAGWVTGQVLSVDGGHTLRMGPDVALMFR from the coding sequence ATGCCTGACCTCTCCGGCCGCGTGGCCCTCGTCACCGGCGGCGGCAGCGGCATCGGCCTCGGCTGCGCGCAGGCCTTCGCCGACGCCGGCGCCCGCGTCGCCCTCATGGGCCGCGACGAGGGCCGCCTGGCCGGCGCCGTCGCCGCGCTCGGCGCCGAGCGCGCCGCCGCCTTCGCGGGCGACGTCGGCGTCGAAGCCGATGTCGAGCGGGTCGTCGGCGAGGTCGTCGCACGCTTCGGGCGGCTCGACGTGGCGCTGAACGCCGCCGGCACCGGCTCGCTCGCGCCGGTCACCACCCACCCGGCCGACGAGTGGGCACGCGTCATGCGTACGAACCTCGACGGCACGTTCCACTGCGTGAAGCACCAGGGCGCGGCGATGGTGGCGGGCGGTCGCGGCGGATCGATCGTCAACGTCTCGTCGATCGCGGGCGCCCTCACCCACCGGCTGATGAGCGCCTACTGCGTCTCGAAGGCCGGGCTCGAGATGCTCACGCGCTGCGCCGCCGACGAGCTCGGCGAGCACGGCGTGCGTGTGAACGCGATCCGGCCGGGGCTGGTTCCGACCGACCTCGCGACGCCGCTCACCAGCGTCCCCGCGGTCGTCGAGAACTACCGCGATCTCATGCCCCTGCGTCGCCTGGGCAGCGCCTGGGACATCGGCCGTGCGGCGCTCTATCTCGCCAGCGACGACGCCGGCTGGGTCACCGGCCAGGTGCTGTCCGTCGACGGCGGACACACGCTGCGCATGGGCCCCGACGTCGCGCTGATGTTCCGCTGA
- a CDS encoding cytochrome P450, which yields MSAAPPPMNFLDVDFYLSDPWQAYAWLRREAPVWWDAANGFWVVARHADVAYVSTHPELFCSSQGYRPNVGPDPSLISLDPPRHTETRRLVNKGFTPRMVAQLGPHVRDIVARTLDALPASGTCDFVAEVAMPLPMLVIAELLGYPQEDWRRLQHWSDEMNVGDASKPLESVIQAYQEFCEYHRPVAAAKAIRPGEDLVSKLLAGEVDGHRLDADDVLRTALLLLVGGNETTRNTVSGAMLALSRHPAQRAALALDPTLLPTAIEEFLRWVTPIMNFRRTATRDLELGGARIRAGEQVVMLHGSANRDESVFPDADVFDVRRDPNPHLAFGVGTHFCLGANLARLEIRVLFEELRRRFPDMRVPEAARAERYPSTFIRGWSTMPVVYTPEERAHA from the coding sequence ATGTCCGCGGCCCCGCCGCCGATGAACTTCCTCGACGTGGACTTCTACCTGTCCGATCCGTGGCAGGCGTACGCGTGGCTGCGGCGCGAGGCGCCCGTCTGGTGGGACGCGGCGAACGGCTTCTGGGTCGTCGCCCGCCACGCCGACGTCGCCTACGTGTCGACGCACCCGGAGCTGTTCTGCTCGTCGCAGGGCTATCGGCCCAACGTCGGCCCTGACCCGTCGCTGATCTCGCTCGACCCGCCGCGCCACACCGAGACGCGGCGCCTCGTCAACAAGGGCTTCACGCCGCGCATGGTGGCGCAGCTGGGGCCGCACGTGCGCGACATCGTCGCGCGTACGCTCGACGCGCTGCCCGCGAGCGGCACGTGCGACTTCGTCGCCGAGGTCGCGATGCCGCTGCCGATGCTCGTGATCGCCGAGCTGCTCGGCTACCCGCAGGAGGACTGGCGGCGCCTCCAGCACTGGTCCGACGAGATGAACGTCGGCGACGCGTCGAAGCCGCTCGAGAGCGTCATCCAGGCGTACCAGGAGTTCTGCGAGTACCATCGGCCCGTCGCCGCCGCGAAGGCGATCCGGCCGGGCGAGGACCTCGTCTCGAAGCTGCTCGCCGGCGAGGTCGACGGCCACCGGCTCGACGCCGACGACGTGCTGCGCACCGCACTGCTGCTCCTCGTCGGCGGCAACGAGACCACGCGCAACACGGTGTCGGGCGCGATGCTCGCGCTCAGCCGGCATCCCGCGCAGCGCGCCGCGCTCGCCCTCGACCCGACCCTGCTGCCGACGGCGATCGAGGAGTTCCTGCGCTGGGTGACGCCGATCATGAACTTCCGGCGCACCGCCACCCGCGACCTCGAGCTCGGCGGCGCCCGCATCCGCGCCGGCGAGCAGGTGGTGATGCTCCACGGCTCGGCGAACCGCGACGAGTCGGTCTTCCCCGACGCCGACGTCTTCGACGTGCGGCGCGATCCGAACCCCCACCTCGCGTTCGGCGTCGGCACGCACTTCTGCCTCGGTGCCAACCTGGCCCGGCTCGAGATCCGCGTGCTCTTCGAGGAGCTGCGGCGGCGCTTCCCGGACATGCGCGTGCCCGAGGCGGCGCGCGCCGAGCGCTATCCGTCCACCTTCATCCGCGGCTGGTCGACGATGCCGGTCGTGTACACTCCCGAGGAGCGTGCTCATGCCTGA